A single window of Nasonia vitripennis strain AsymCx chromosome 4, Nvit_psr_1.1, whole genome shotgun sequence DNA harbors:
- the LOC100117955 gene encoding transmembrane and ubiquitin-like domain-containing protein 1, producing the protein MTLIEGVGDEVLDFFIVVGVLLVGYIAWCSTNIADQPLIRTVLILQHRTRSRIAALRANQQVLALAQQQRSTDSSENESRQSNSGSSSEVEASCPESSLPATSQASNESTETPAATNEEVLIQAMDSFNNEETTLLQQETKVDKDEKTTTETETTTASAEPEQAEPDISDNNEHKICIKLKFINDDQKLVTGNLKESLGDFKRRHFQLELDSRKMVRLVFNGQVLQPDNHTLEQYGFFHNCVVHCLIHQPRPAPAASSTLDSSSRMYFNPPFQNMPAGAGLGSVQTEWDLSRLMVSVVTLILGLAWYFRYHYAQLFTVTTTVGLFGLTAIFTVSLFGHLFPDQDSIRNIE; encoded by the exons ATGACATTAATAGAAGGTGTAGGTGATGAAGTCTTAgacttttttattgttgttggAGTCTTGCTAGTTGGATACATAGCTTGGTGTTCAACAAACATTGCTGATCAACCATTGATACGCACAGTGCTAATTTTACAGCACCGAACTCGCTCCCGTATTGCTGCATTACGAGCCAATCAACAAGTACTGGCTTTGGCTCAGCAGCAACGCAGTACTGACAGCTCTGAAAACGAATCAAGGCAGTCGAATTCGGGAAGTAGTAGTGAGGTAGAAGCTAGTTGTCCAGAATCGTCTCTTCCTg CCACAAGTCAAGCTTCTAACGAATCTACTGAAACTCCAGCTGCAACAAATGAGGAAGTTCTCATACAAGCAATGGATTCTTTCAACAATGAAGAAACAACATTACTGCAACAAGAAACTAAAGTAGATAAGGATGAAAAAACGACGACGGAAACAGAGACAACGACAGCATCTGCAGAACCAGAACAAGCAGAGCCAGATATTTCTGATAATAATGAACATAAGATTTGcataaaactaaaatttattaatgatGACCAAAAGCTAGTTACTGGTAATCTTAAAGAATCTCTAGGTGACTTCAAGCG GAGACACTTTCAATTAGAACTTGACTCAAGAAAAATGGTTCGTCTAGTCTTTAACGGCCAGGTCCTTCAACCTGATAATCATACATTAGAGCAGTATGGATTTTTTCACAATTGTGTTGTGCATTGTTTAATTCACCAACCTCGCCCAGCCCCAGCTGCTTCAAGCACATTGGACAGTTCTTCACGAATGTACTTCAATCCACCTTTTCAAAATATGCCAGCTGGTGCAGGCCTTGGCTCAGTACAAACCGAATGGGACCTCAGTAGACTGATGGTCAGCGTTGTAACTCTTATCTTAGGCCTTGCTTGGTACTTCAGATATCATTATGCCCAGTTATTTACTGTTACTACAACAGTTGGCTTATTTGGACTCACAGCCATATTTACAGTTTCCTTGTTTGGTCATCTGTTTCCTGATCAAGATAGTATCAGGAACAttgaataa
- the LOC100119514 gene encoding cell division cycle protein 16 homolog — protein sequence MSNRETSTDCERMSNPFENKSIDLDSYRKLVKHYIDLHLYSAALFWADKVLSLSNDNLKDVCVLAQCMYLMKQYHRAAHLIRSRGLEEKNVMCHYLVIRSLLEAKEFTEAVQVINDFETLTDIDRSTTSFIEDHSIALDDAPKNVQSAILYVKGRVYEALDNRAVATECYKQSLNCDVYSYQAFEALVQNQMLSAAEERELLDSLPFSEQCKEADAELLKLFYESKLKKYQAPVKHHLLVSCGALVTDRLKDNLDMKVAEAERLYYNCDYHQCFSLTERILKTDPYHNGCLPVHIACLVELKKTNALFYLAHKLVDLYPDLALSWFAVGCYYYSIGKSDPARRYLAKATSLDRLFGPAWLAYGHSFAVENEHDQAMAAYFKASQLMKGCHLPLLYIGLECGLTNNLKLADKFFQQAQSIAPDDPFVIHETAVIAFYNLDFKTAEKQFKEAMKKIQNGLKDVILPNKWESLLNNLGHTCRKMKKYEEALDYHQQALVLNPLNPATYSAIGFIHALMGNTQEAIDACHRALGLRRDDTFTTTLLGFVMEQFINECPPFPDAPLDIPKYQTSESQKKADQSADNSTATEGQDQQMNKLRVNLFSAWGENSTKNEEFSINELSSEVEMLDSSNMKQE from the exons ATGTCAAATCGAGAAACAAGTACAGATTGTGAGAGGATGAGCAATCCTTTTGAAAACAAGAGTATTGACTTGGATTCTTATAGAAAACTAGTAAAACATTACATTGATTTG CATTTGTACAGTGCAGCCTTATTCTGGGCAGATAAAGTTCTTTCATTAAGTAATGACAATTTAAAAGATGTGTGTGTTTTAGCACAATGTATGTATTTGATGAAGCAGTATCACAGGGCTGCTCATCTAATAAGAAGCCGAGGTCTCGAAGAA aaaaATGTTATGTGTCATTATTTAGTTATTCGCTCTCTTCTTGAAGCCAAAGAATTCACAGAGGCTGTTCAAGTGATCAATGATTTTGAAACATTGACAGATATTGATCGGTCAACCACAAGCTTTATTGAAGATCACTCTATTGCACTTGATGATGCTCCAAAAAAT GTACAAAGTGCTATCTTATATGTTAAGGGAAGAGTTTATGAGGCTTTGGATAACCGAGCAGTGGCAACTGAATGTTATAAACAGTCACTAAATTGCGATGTTTACTCATATCAAGCTTTCGAAGCTTTGGTACAAAATCAAATGCTTTCTGCTGCCGAAG AGAGAGAATTATTAGATTCTTTACCATTTTCTGAGCAATGTAAAGAAGCTGACGCAGAGCTATTAAAACTGTTTTATGAAAgcaaactaaaaaaatatcaagcaCCAGTAAAACATCACTTACTTGTATCTTGTGGAGCACTTGTCACAGATCGATTGAAGGATAATTTAGATATGAAAGTTGCTGAAGCTGAAAGATTGTATTATAACTGCGATTATCATCAATGCTTTTCATTGACAGAAAG aatATTGAAAACTGATCCTTACCATAATGGCTGTTTACCTGTTCATATAGCTTGTTTAGTTGAATTAAAAAAGACAAACG ctttattttatttggcACATAAATTAGTAGATTTATATCCTGATTTAGCTTTATCCTGGTTTGCTGTTGgatgttattattatagtaTAG gtaAAAGTGATCCAGCAAGAAGGTATTTAGCAAAAGCTACTTCACTGGACCGATTATTTGGGCCTGCTTGGCTTGCATATGGTCATTCATTTGCTGTTGAAAATGAGCATGATCAAGCAATGGCTGCTTATTTTAAAGCTTCACAATTGATGAAGGGTTGCCATTTACCATTGCTTTACATTGGACTTGAATGTGgtcttacaaataatttaaaattggcAGACAAGTTTTTTCAACAAGCCCAAAGTATTGCTCCAGATGATCCATTTGTTATTCACGAGACTGCTGTTATagcattttataatttaga ttttaaaactgCTGAAAAGCAGTTTAAAGAAgcaatgaaaaaaatacagaATGGATTAAAAGATGTTATTCTTCCTAATAAATGGGAATCATTACTAAATAATTTAGGACATACTTgtagaaaaatgaaaaagtatgAAGAAGCATTGGATTATCATCAGCAA GCGTTAGTCTTGAATCCATTGAATCCAGCAACATATTCAGCAATTGGTTTTATCCATGCGTTAATGGGCAATACACAAGAAGCTATTGATGCATGTCACAGAGCTTTGGGTCTTCGTCGTGATGACACTTTCACAACGACGTTACTAGGATTTGTCATGGAGCAATTTATTAATGAGTGTCCTCCATTTCcag aTGCACCATTAGATATACCAAAATATCAAACGAGTGAATCACAAAAGAAAGCAGATCAGTCAGCAGATAATTCAACAGCTACAGAAGGTCAAGATCAACAAATGAATAAGTTAAGGGTGAACTTGTTTTCTGCATGGGGTGAGAATTCTACAAAGAATgaagaattttcaataaatgaaCTAAGCTCTGAGGTAGAAATGTTGGACTCCTCCAATATGAAACAAGAATGA